The DNA sequence aaatgctaattcgAACAAAGTTCATCATAGTAAAATCATCTGTATgattcaagaaaaaatcaaatttgatttgaaatttgaaaagatacATAGAGAAAAGACTatcttcaaataaaatttttatttatattattttgaatATAACTTATCAAAGTACGACTatccatttgaaattttaaagcATAGGAGAAATACATCTAATTGCGCGAAACTTGATATTCTTCTACAAAAttgctttttattattataaaactTCTTATCATAGCATCTTTTTCTCCGCATACTATGATTATGCCCTCATTAAACACGACATTCTTCTACAATATTAATAAACAAATTATatgaaattttatctttttctaaTACATCGCATCTCATATTAAGAGAGTGCTGATGATTCGAAAATATGCAAGGACATTCCCGCATTTACTCGAGATAAGTGAGTAACACATATTTAAAGTTGATTTGCCCTTGTACTTGCCACGTGAAAGTTTCACTTTCCCTTTGTGAATGCCACGTGGCAAGCCGCATGGTATttttttgccacgtcatccacaTTTAACCAATAAAGCTTTACCTAATTAATTTGTCATTTACAAATTTTTGACTcttctttaaaatttaagaCACAACATCTTGAATCACTGTGTTAATTCGGACAAAGCTCTAGTAAAATTATCTAAATTTAAGGGAAACtctattttgtttaattttcagCTGATTTTGAATATAACTTATCAAAATAAGATTATCCATTTCAAGAATTAAAGTGTAGGAGAAATACATCTAATTGCAATTTAATTTAGCAGGGGGGAAATAGTAGGTTTAGGGAAACTAAACTAGATTTTGGTGAATTACAAGTACTTGACTTAGCAAGGGATAAgaaatgtttttaaaattttttttttttttgcaatttaaagtGTCGGAGATTCAATTTACTTTTGAATTAGTACGATCCACATTGACAAAACGTGGGTTTCTCATGGAATTTCTCTGTAAAAGTTTGAAATCGAAATAGGATACTCGCGAACATGCAAGTGCTAGAGATCACTTGCGCGTGCTCGCGAATTTGGACTTTGAAATAGAGCTCATTTATTATTCCGAAATAAAATTGACTTAAATGATcgaattaattataaaaaaaaaaccactctATTTAGAAAGCATGGAATGCATCGTTTAATTCGTCCAATGAAAGAATTTTAATCGATGTAGTGAATCTTGCCGAATATATTCATATAACTTCCCGATGATGTGCTTTTTTCCTACGCTGGTGAGACATTAATAAAATTAACTACCGATTTTTAATTATCATCGGacaactttttaattattttttcagtACTTAAAATCATCAGCAGCTAAAATTCAATAATTAAGCTTTTAGCACCGAGGTGTGCTTTATAGCCATATTAAgcgttgaaaattaaaattttagcaCTTTTTGTCATTTAGTGCGTTTGATAATCACTTAAAAAAACCATTCGATGTATTAAGTAAGAATGGCTTATCGAGTGAAAAAATATATGACGGAAGTAAAATCTTACCAATGACCTTTCTCTACTTAATAGGTTGGTAGGGTATAGCAACATAATTAGCAAGATTCTAATTGTCATCAATTACATTTTTGTGCTCAATGAATTAGATAACCCCTGGTTGATTTCTTGCCTTGATTGAATCTTGTGAGTCAATATCAGTCACTGTGGTCAAGCAAAAACTTGCTTGGGTTATCAACCAGGCCTATACTTTCCAAACttacttttaaaatttaaattgtcTTTGGTCTTCCGGATTTCTAGTTATGATAGAACTAGAtatgataagataagaaattttAAGATTCTGTCATATTCTATCAATTGTTTGGTGAACAGTGagtttaaagtcggatatttttatatcatattttatttattattttgtagaATATGGATATCGAtttaaatgacatatatgcccctacgtagTGCCGGTCTTATCATCATAAGATTATCTTTGCATGATTTAGCATTATTATAAACCATTATCTGTggcaaaaaatgacaaaaactgCACTATTGCAAAAATTCGGGTTGCAAAAACAATATTGTTCATAAAACATATGATTTAATAAACAGTGACCCCGCTTCATTCTTCAAATGCCACAGAAACTATAAACAATGCTCCAGACTCCACTGATAATAGCATATTCATAAAGCATGTGATTCCAAATTTGGAGAACCTTGCATAGTATTTACATAATCCAAAATAATCACACACGATTTTCCCCAGTAAAGGTGTCCCTAAGAGAAGAAGCAAACAACCAAAACAAGATCATCAGTAAAAAAACACGATGAAAAGTCATGTTAATTCGAAGCATAACATTTTATTATTACATCATAAGTAAGGGTATCTTACTTCAAAAGTCTTTTACTTATTAATCGACGGAAAGTTAATGCGAGCGTGCATTTACCACGAAGTTCGGAAGGATTCCTcgtaattttccctaaattaatggtaaaaataaataaataaacgagcAAATCAAGGAGGCATTTCTTacaaaatagaaaggaaaaaaaaaaaaagagtgacaTACACGCTGTCGCtccccgaaaagaaaaaaaaaaaactgatcctAATCACACGAAGAAACACTTACGATGACCCACCACCTACCCATAATAAAGATAAAGAGGAAAGAAATCAGAAACCAAAGACTCCTCTTTCACCGTCGGATCAGGCCACTATCTCCACATGGCGAGCATCCGAGGCCCCGCCAGGATAACATGGATCGACACGTGTATGGACGCGATCCACCACCcaaattcctttttcttttcttcttcttttttttttcccctccaatAATTCGTCATATCCGGAAATTCTTACGCTAATTGACAATGTAAGTTTACAGAACCAATTGCGGATGCGGACAATCTCGAAATTGCCATGCGGCGGGGATCCCGACAGcctaatattaaaattttcgtGACGtgcatgacattactcaaatcgggcatttcaaatgaaaatggattgcCCCGATTTGAACCACGTTTGggattcaaaaattttcaaatcccaaattcctttttcttttcttcttcttttttttttcccctccaatAATTCGTCATATCCGGAAATTCTTACGCTAATTGACAATGTAAGTTTACAGAACCAATTGCGGATGCGGACAATCTCGAAATTGCCATGCGGCGGGGATCCCGACAAcctaatattaaaattttcgtGACGtgcatgacattactcaaatcgggcatttcaaatgaaaatggattgcCCCGATTTGAACCACGTTTGggattcaaaaattttcaaatcccaaaaaaattcccgctcacatttttttcttcatttcaacATATGAAGTGACTCAAATTAAActgttcattttcatttggaccgCTTGATTTAAGTAATGTCACGTATGTTACGGAAAtctcaatgttaggcgatccaaatCCGTGCGGCGGccttgaaatacatcgatacatcaatctttctttaattatgaaaaaaagtgcaataaaatcATGTGTTTTTGCAGCTATGATAAGAATTTAAAatgctccatttattttataaaaataaataaaaatatatatttttaaaaataatcaattatatcgtttaaaaaattaataaataaaagtaCTTTCATAGTCAACTATCGagaagattataaaaatattttttaaattatttattttttgcaatatAAATGTAGCGGAAAACACAAATAATCGGAATAAAAAGAAGATACGACGGGGTTGCGTAGGTATATATAGTGcaagtaaatttgaaaaatgattaatgcGATGAATGacgaaattgaaaaataaataaacctaAAACGACAGCGACTCGGCGAAACCAGCAGACAAAAGCCATCCAAACGACGTAGCGTattctctcccttctctctctttctgtgtGTCCGCATTAGAGTGCTTCGCTgtggccctctctctctctccatctcgctcgttcgctctctcgctctcgctcccTGCGTCGTGCGTTCCTCGCAATCTCATCCTCACAGATTCCTCACCTCCCTCCGTCCCTTTTCTCGATCGCCAAATCTGTAAGTCCCTTAAGCCCTCGCGGGAAACCCTAATTGCGCCGATTGCGTGTCTTGTGCGAGTCCGATTGTgttctttcccccttttttgaATCCGTCCTCCGAGATCTCTGCCTCTGTTCTGCTCCAGTCTCCGTTTAATCTGCAGTGCTTTtgctgtctctctctgtctctcgcgGTCGATTGGTGCATCGGGCTTTGTGTGAGCTCTTTCTCGAATCGGATGGATGTCTGGGTTGTGTTGCATGTGAATGGGGCTGGTTAGGTTTCGCGGTTGGAGATTTAGTGGGGTTGTCTATTGCGGGGAATCGATTGTCTTGGTGCGAGATGGCATTGGTGGCGGTCGACGTTTTTGTGTTTCCGTCTTTTGATGTTAGGGGTGAATGTTGTGGTCCATGGTGTTTGGACGGAGTTATTGAGTTGGGTGAACAGGGGTCTTAGGGTTTGACGTACGTATTCGGGAGAATTATGAATGGCGGTGATCCTGTAATGCATGTGTTAGTGGATTTTGTTTTGTGACTCATCCCTTTTAGTTTTCTGCCCTTTTGATTCGCATAATTGAAGAAAGAGTAAAAAAGGAGGAATTTTGGGAGTATCGGATGGTAAAACATGACAATCAAAGTTGCATTATGGAATGTTGTGTTGCTATCACTTGATGATTAAATCCTCGAAGAATTTGGGGGTCATTTCTTTGAGTAAATTGAGGAATTGGATTTTgtaaagtgtccttttgccttgttttcctttcttccctgGATTATTGCTTGACTAAGTCCTAACTATCTCTTTCTTTCGGCTCAGGGAAACCATGAGCGATCAGGGAGAAAAGACATGCCCTCTCTGTGCTGAAGAGATGGATTTGACTGATCAGCAGCTGAAGCCATGCAAATGTGGTTATGAGGTCTGATTAACAATTGTTTGTCCTGGTCATTTGGAACTCTTTTCAAATTATATGAAGTATAACCGCCATAAGCCACACTTTTGGAAATATATGAATTTATATAAGTATACTACCACTTGCATTAGGTTAAAACCTGCAAGGTATGGAATTatgcttctctttttttccttttgaaagaaCCTGTAATTCTCGAAGCCATTAATAATACTTTGATTCAGTGTTAATAGGATTAATATCATCCTGTTGATCAGTTTCCAGAGCTTTCATAATTGATTGACACTATTTTCTACTTTAATTTGGGACATCATTCGACTTGCTTGGCTCTGGCATTGTTCCTCTGATCACACCTTATGGGCATGTTGACAAAAGGGAAACAGCTCTCATATCTTGCATACACGTTGTCAAAATCCTTTTTTGATCTTGTTAGGGGTCTGTTCCCTTTTATTGGTGACTGGGttgattttgttttgttgtgATGTAATTGACTTGCGTTTGTTGCTTTTCCTGAGAAGAGTGGCGATTCACTTAGTTGTAATTGTCTTATAATTAATGAGAAAAAGCAGGAACGAGTCAATATAATGAAACGAGAGCATCGGGTGTATATTGTGAAGCTTCCTATGTAATCGATAGTTTTAGCCCATGGCAACTGCGTGACTTCATTCTATGGCTAACGACAGTCCTGGAAGGAGTCACCCCATTCAGAGTGCGCCTGTAATCTTAATATGACCTATATGTAGAGGTTGCTGCACTCTGATTTGATCATCACCCAACTATGAAGTCTCCCATTAGTTGGTTTGGTCTGTAGGCAGTCATTTCATAAGGTGGCTCCACTCTATACACGTTCGCTTGACTACTCTGTCTGTCAATGTTGTAGTGTAGCCAATTTTAAGTTGGTTGGCAAGTATGGTACGACTCATACAATTCGTGCCAAGCTTTAGGAGAACTTGTCAGTTATAGAGTTCCCATATGGTCAAAATAAACCATGTCAGTTTTTCTTTCCATGTGAGTATGACTTCATTTTAGTGGTCAATGGCTCTGAGTTCCCATGGGCACAAAGTGAGTGATAGCTACATGTCTCGTTGGCAATTACACAGATCATTCGCGATAGTGATTCTGCTTTTTCTAATGCACGTGCCTTCATAAAGGATACCGTGGCAATTTTCTGTGTGAAAATTTGGTGTCATGTGGATTGTTTTGCCGAGTAGTGACAATAGTAAGGAATTTGTTTTCGTACTTCATAAGTTTATAGACCTGAGGAGCAAGGTCGCTTGTAAAGTGGTGTGATCTTTACTATTGTTGGTTTCTGTTTGTTCTGCGTTAAAACATCTTGTTTGTGGTTTCTGCTTGTTTCCTCTCTCAAGTGCTCTGTTTGATGACAGTTATGTGTATGGTGCTGGCATCACATTATGGAAATGGCAGAGAAGGTTGATACAGAGGGTCGTTGTCCGGCATGTCGTGCTCCTTATGACAAGGAAAAGATTGTGGGAATGGCTGCAAGCTGCGAGAGGTGTTGTTCTTCATAAAAAGACAAATCTCTCTCTATCACACACACATGCTTATAAACATGCACACACACAAAATTGACGTCTGTAATCCACAGGTTGGTGGCTGAAGTTAATATGGAGAAAAGGAGCAAGTCACAGAAAGCAAAGACAAAATCATCAGAGGGGAGAAAGCATCTCAGTAGTGTGCGTGTCATTCAACGCAACCTGGTTTATATAGTTGGTTTGCCGCTTCACCTGGCTAACGAGGATGTgagttttcttctctctcctctgtgtccatgcagatgagaattttaagTAATAATCAACAATTATGCATATTGTTTATTGCAGCTTCTCCTTCGGAGAGACTATTTTGGTCAATATGGAAAGGTTCTTAAAGTATCTATGTCTCGGACATCAGCTGGTGTTATTCAGCAGTTTCCTAACAATACTTGTAGTGTGTAAGTAACCGGCACTTGCAATTCTTGCTGATGCATTGACTGGTTGTTTATGTGTAATGAATGCTTTGATAGTTAAATcaacataaattttaataataagtGCCAACATGATGTTTGGAAGACAATTATCATATATTTAGCATTCATGACTGTGCCTGTGCTATTCGTTTTAGCATTTGGTTTCCAAGCAATTATGGGCTTAAGTGTATAGAACCGATATTCTCTTGCATGGCTTTTAAACTCTTCTGTTTCTTATTGCCAAGTCTTTTGTCAATGAAGACATTGCATTTATGAACTTAACACTGCTCTTGGCCTCCAAGTTTGCGGCGTCTTACTTTTGATGCAAAGTGATTTGGACTTGCAATTGTCGCGAGCTTTCAGCAGTGTTCACTTGATTTGGgagttgaaattttcttttatggttTACATGTTGGCCTGCTGTTTGGTGGCTCGTGGCATTGTTGTCCTTTTAATTTACCCAAACTTattgttttggaaaatatgttgttttttgttactttttcttAGATATATTACGtactcaaaagaggaggaagcAATTCGTTGTATTCAATCTGTACATGGCTTTGTCTTGGAGGGTAGACCATTAAGGTAAGTTTAATGTTTTTCGATCCGTTAACCTAGATAACTTGACTGTCTGAACTTACTGCATCTCAGCTCCAAATTAGCTTATCAAGAAGTTGGTTTTCAATAATACATTGCAGGGTGTGCTTTGGGACCACAAAGTATTGTCATGCATGGCTAAGAAATGTGGTATGAATATGAGTTATGTATGAGCTGTAATTGGCCTGACTGCTTACTGAAGTTCCATAATGGAGCGGATCTGAACTGACATTTGACTTTCTGGTCCAGCCTTGCACCAACCCAGATTGCTTGTATTTGCATGAAGTTGGTTCTCAAGAGGATAGCTTTACAAAGGATGAAATAATCTCAGCCTACACGAGGTAGACTTTCATTTCTGGTTCTGctttaatttgtttttccaatTTCATAGCCTTTTCTCATTCTTTGATCTGGCAAGTGAATTATCTATTGCTATTTATATTTTGAGTGTCATCTATTGCTGTGGGGTATTGATATTATTCCCCTTCTAATGTCGCTTACATTGCACCTTCTATTGCTGGTGGTATTTATGGAGCATGGTCGAAGTTTCATTAAGTAGCTTATCTTCATTTCTATTAATCCATGAGAACCAATTTTGCTAAAAGTGTATGATGAAGATAGCTACTTGTGGAACTTCTACCTTGAAATCCTTCCCATGGATATTACTTTAGTTGATCCTAAGCATTGTATTTTCATCAAGTATCTGAAGCTGCCATGTTTACACCTATTTTGTTGTAATTGACTCttgttgatgttgattgattCAAGGACTGTATGCTCCCCTCAATACCACCGTCAAATCAGCGTCTCTAGTTTCGTGTGCTGATTTTTGTGGGTCTTGAGTTAAACATTCTCATTGTGCGTTTAACTGTTCTGTGTTCTTGTTTGGAAGGAGCAGAGTTCAGCAAATCACTGGTAATGCAAGCACACTGCAAAGGCGTTCAGGCAATGTGTTGCCACCACCTGTTGATGATTTTTGTACTAACAGCTCTGGTTCCACAGGAAAACCTATTATGAAAACTGCCCCAATTGTAAGCACTTCATTTGCCTTGTAAGGTTGCTTACATTATCATGCACTCATTAAGCAGAATAGGCTAAGCATTCCTAGTGCATTTCTCCAGATGAATATTTTCGGGACATAACTAACTAATATTTTGGATTCTTTTTCcctaatcaattttaaaaaaaaacacaagtatCTGAAATGTAACCGACAGTACTGGAACCAAATGTTTGATTCATAGTTTTGTTGCCTGTTTTTCTGATTCGCAATTGGTGTTTTCTGTGGCAGACTACAGCGAGCGTTCTCAAAGGTTCTCCTCCAAATGGAAGTAATGCCAGACCAATAGCTCTCCCTGCTGCAGCCTCATGGTAAGCCACCTTCTACCTgctctaagttttttttttttggtatatctagctttctttttttttggctaaattgaGAAATGAACAAAGCAAGCACAATCATATTTGTTCCTTTTGTTATatttgattgaattttaatcTTCTTTTCTGAAATTGATCCAGGGGTACGCGTGCTTCCAGTTTCCAATCTTCTGTTCCTATTTCAGTTAGTTTAGGTGGACCTATGTTGAAATCGGAGCCTGTGGAAAGGACACATGGATCTTCCGCAGCACTTGAAAGCACTGATCAGGCACCTGTGTCTCATAGTTATTCAATAAAAAAGACATCATTGGTTGAAGGGATTCAGTCAATATCTGCAAAGAGCTTAACAGATCCAATGAATACTCTGAAGCAGCTTACTGACCTTCCTCCATCCAATAGTTATGTTGCATCAGATGGAGCTCTTTGTGGTTCAGCATTAAGCAGCCGCTTATCATGCCTGTCACCTAGCAAGGACGACAATGGCAGTACTAATGCGCTTCCAAGAGTAAAGAGTTCCTTAGACAATGCAAGAGTGTCACTCACTCTAGACCCACAGACAGGAGGAAATATTGGAAATGGAGATATTCCAGTTTTATGTGCTGATATTTCTTCGATGAAAATCACCAACCACTTTGAACACGAGTCATCGAGGGTTGTAGGACCAAAATCACCGGATCCACTTCAGACTGGATCACCTAGGAATCAAGGGTCGGAAGAAGAATTATACTTAGAGGAATTTGGAGAAAAGGGAGGGAATAAAACTGTCCCACCTAATCTTTGGTTGGATGTTTCTTCTGACCAGTGTCCCCAGAATTTAGTGTTGCAAAATCAAGTGCCTAGTGCTTTAGCTGAGGTTGTTGAAGATGATATACGAACCTTTGATAATCAAAGACTAAGAGATCCTGAAGTTGGGCAACACTCCTTTTGTTCATCTAGTCCGAATCACTCGAGATCTCATTCGTATATACCCAGCGAGGTGTTTGGCATGAGGAGTTCAAATGCTGACCCCGTGCCTGTAAATAATACCTTAAATGGCCACCATTCTCTACTTGCATCATGTAGTTCTACAATGTCTAATGGTTACCATGATAGCTTCGCCAGTGAGACTGCTGATTCTAATGGAGTTGCTGCAAGTTTCATTGTATATCCAAAAGAGGTGACAGGAAGGCAGATGGTAGATAATTCTGCCattgctggtgctggtgcttcCTCGGATACCGGAGAGAGCAGCATAATCTCAAATATACTGTCCCTGGACTCTGATGCTTGGGATGATTCATTGACCTCGCCGCATTATCTGGCGAAACTGTTGGGAGAGACTGATGAACAGCCAGGTTCTATGAAAACATTGACTTCCAGGAAGGTTTCCAATAGCAATCAATCCCGGTTTTCTTTTGCTAGACAGGAGGAGAGTCAAGCATTTGACTTTGAGCCACCTCATGGTGTTCCTGGCCAACTGTCAGGGAATGGATTGCTCCACAAGGATGGTGAAAATAGAGAGTCTTTCTCTAATAGGATTGGGATGTCTAATGGTTTTCACCCCCAAAGTCTTGTTGATGCTGACAATTTTTCTGGTAGTCAGTCTCTTATGGCTTCTGGCAAAAGTTCTGGTGAGTAGTGTTTATTCTCATTTGAAGTCGATTGGTGATATACACATATATAAGTTAATTGTTTGAAGGTTTTTTGGTAGGCTTCCTACTGAAGTTGAAGTATATGAACACATGATATTAATTGCTACATATTATTCTCCTCCTTTTCTGTCCTGCTTGTTGTTTAGTTATACAGGTGGGTCACTGAACATTGATGGTCTGTTTTTATCGCAATGCCCTCCTTGACTGCTAATACTAACTATATTGGGGGTGTGGTCATCTGTATATATGAATTTTGCTTCCGTGGTACTTCAAACTAGTTAGGATTTCTAATTCTTTCCCTCGTGCCTTTTCTGGATGTCGGGTACTTTGTATTATTTCCATCTTGCTATTGCTCTGAACTTGTGGTTTCTTTTGTCCATATTTGTTGTTTCTCGGCTTAAGTGGAATAAGTTTTCATTTCCATCACTCTGCATTTTCACTTGAGTGTGGTTGCTGTTACGGTCAGTGTGTATTTTGGGTGCCGTCTCCGCTTATATTTACTTTGTGGCATGCATTCTAGTGAGTATTATTCAGCCATCTGGCCTTCTAATGACCACTTTTCAGATTCTACTGCAACTCGAATGTT is a window from the Rhodamnia argentea isolate NSW1041297 chromosome 8, ASM2092103v1, whole genome shotgun sequence genome containing:
- the LOC115736626 gene encoding uncharacterized protein LOC115736626 isoform X1 yields the protein MSDQGEKTCPLCAEEMDLTDQQLKPCKCGYELCVWCWHHIMEMAEKVDTEGRCPACRAPYDKEKIVGMAASCERLVAEVNMEKRSKSQKAKTKSSEGRKHLSSVRVIQRNLVYIVGLPLHLANEDLLLRRDYFGQYGKVLKVSMSRTSAGVIQQFPNNTCSVYITYSKEEEAIRCIQSVHGFVLEGRPLRVCFGTTKYCHAWLRNVPCTNPDCLYLHEVGSQEDSFTKDEIISAYTRSRVQQITGNASTLQRRSGNVLPPPVDDFCTNSSGSTGKPIMKTAPITTASVLKGSPPNGSNARPIALPAAASWGTRASSFQSSVPISVSLGGPMLKSEPVERTHGSSAALESTDQAPVSHSYSIKKTSLVEGIQSISAKSLTDPMNTLKQLTDLPPSNSYVASDGALCGSALSSRLSCLSPSKDDNGSTNALPRVKSSLDNARVSLTLDPQTGGNIGNGDIPVLCADISSMKITNHFEHESSRVVGPKSPDPLQTGSPRNQGSEEELYLEEFGEKGGNKTVPPNLWLDVSSDQCPQNLVLQNQVPSALAEVVEDDIRTFDNQRLRDPEVGQHSFCSSSPNHSRSHSYIPSEVFGMRSSNADPVPVNNTLNGHHSLLASCSSTMSNGYHDSFASETADSNGVAASFIVYPKEVTGRQMVDNSAIAGAGASSDTGESSIISNILSLDSDAWDDSLTSPHYLAKLLGETDEQPGSMKTLTSRKVSNSNQSRFSFARQEESQAFDFEPPHGVPGQLSGNGLLHKDGENRESFSNRIGMSNGFHPQSLVDADNFSGSQSLMASGKSSAVSRSQMLAPPGFSAPSKAPPPGFSSRERMDHSFDSLSRNQLLDTTSWLSNLHQPPSAGNIGNTVDIEFMDPAILAVGKGRHQNGLNNLSYDVKPFPQSNAFEGDSRLHSLMQGSLSPHQNLAYVAGDNYSNLNGTYGLPSRILDRSQVGGTPPFSPSTLQQARNGLSTNVHWDGWNEIQSGDSLGISQLLRNERVGLKKFYDGYEDSKLWMSGSGDLYNRNFGM
- the LOC115736626 gene encoding uncharacterized protein LOC115736626 isoform X3, giving the protein MSDQGEKTCPLCAEEMDLTDQQLKPCKCGYELCVWCWHHIMEMAEKVDTEGRCPACRAPYDKEKIVGMAASCERLVAEVNMEKRSKSQKAKTKSSEGRKHLSSVRVIQRNLVYIVGLPLHLANEDLLLRRDYFGQYGKVLKVSMSRTSAGVIQQFPNNTCSVYITYSKEEEAIRCIQSVHGFVLEGRPLRVCFGTTKYCHAWLRNVPCTNPDCLYLHEVGSQEDSFTKDEIISAYTRVQQITGNASTLQRRSGNVLPPPVDDFCTNSSGSTGKPIMKTAPITTASVLKGSPPNGSNARPIALPAAASWGTRASSFQSSVPISVSLGGPMLKSEPVERTHGSSAALESTDQAPVSHSYSIKKTSLVEGIQSISAKSLTDPMNTLKQLTDLPPSNSYVASDGALCGSALSSRLSCLSPSKDDNGSTNALPRVKSSLDNARVSLTLDPQTGGNIGNGDIPVLCADISSMKITNHFEHESSRVVGPKSPDPLQTGSPRNQGSEEELYLEEFGEKGGNKTVPPNLWLDVSSDQCPQNLVLQNQVPSALAEVVEDDIRTFDNQRLRDPEVGQHSFCSSSPNHSRSHSYIPSEVFGMRSSNADPVPVNNTLNGHHSLLASCSSTMSNGYHDSFASETADSNGVAASFIVYPKEVTGRQMVDNSAIAGAGASSDTGESSIISNILSLDSDAWDDSLTSPHYLAKLLGETDEQPGSMKTLTSRKVSNSNQSRFSFARQEESQAFDFEPPHGVPGQLSGNGLLHKDGENRESFSNRIGMSNGFHPQSLVDADNFSGSQSLMASGKSSAVSRSQMLAPPGFSAPSKAPPPGFSSRERMDHSFDSLSRNQLLDTTSWLSNLHQPPSAGNIGNTVDIEFMDPAILAVGKGRHQNGLNNLSYDVKPFPQSNAFEGDSRLHSLMQGSLSPHQNLAYVAGDNYSNLNGTYGLPSRILDRSQVGGTPPFSPSTLQQARNGLSTNVHWDGWNEIQSGDSLGISQLLRNERVGLKKFYDGYEDSKLWMSGSGDLYNRNFGM
- the LOC115736626 gene encoding uncharacterized protein LOC115736626 isoform X2, producing the protein MSDQGEKTCPLCAEEMDLTDQQLKPCKCGYELCVWCWHHIMEMAEKVDTEGRCPACRAPYDKEKIVGMAASCERLVAEVNMEKRSKSQKAKTKSSEGRKHLSSVRVIQRNLVYIVGLPLHLANEDLLLRRDYFGQYGKVLKVSMSRTSAGVIQQFPNNTCSVYITYSKEEEAIRCIQSVHGFVLEGRPLRVCFGTTKYCHAWLRNVPCTNPDCLYLHEVGSQEDSFTKDEIISAYTRSRVQQITGNASTLQRRSGNVLPPPVDDFCTNSSGSTGKPIMKTAPITTASVLKGSPPNGSNARPIALPAAASWGTRASSFQSSVPISVSLGGPMLKSEPVERTHGSSAALESTDQAPVSHSYSIKKTSLVEGIQSISAKSLTDPMNTLKQLTDLPPSNSYVASDGALCGSALSSRLSCLSPSKDDNGSTNALPRVKSSLDNARVSLTLDPQTGGNIGNGDIPVLCADISSMKITNHFEHESSRVVGPKSPDPLQTGSPRNQGSEEELYLEEFGEKGGNKTVPPNLWLDVSSDQCPQNLVLQNQVPSALAEVVEDDIRTFDNQRLRDPEVGQHSFCSSSPNHSRSHSYIPSEVFGMRSSNADPVPVNNTLNGHHSLLASCSSTMSNGYHDSFASETADSNGVAASFIVYPKEVTGRQMVDNSAIAGAGASSDTGESSIISNILSLDSDAWDDSLTSPHYLAKLLGETDEQPGSMKTLTSRKVSNSNQSRFSFARQEESQAFDFEPPHGVPGQLSGNGLLHKDGENRESFSNRIGMSNGFHPQSLVDADNFSGSQSLMASGKSSVSRSQMLAPPGFSAPSKAPPPGFSSRERMDHSFDSLSRNQLLDTTSWLSNLHQPPSAGNIGNTVDIEFMDPAILAVGKGRHQNGLNNLSYDVKPFPQSNAFEGDSRLHSLMQGSLSPHQNLAYVAGDNYSNLNGTYGLPSRILDRSQVGGTPPFSPSTLQQARNGLSTNVHWDGWNEIQSGDSLGISQLLRNERVGLKKFYDGYEDSKLWMSGSGDLYNRNFGM